The Rhineura floridana isolate rRhiFlo1 chromosome 17, rRhiFlo1.hap2, whole genome shotgun sequence genomic interval CCTTTTGAACAAGGCTGGTGGCAACATGCAAAAGGGCTTCCTTTGTGGTGGCTCCCCATATGTGGagccccctgccccagaatattAAGTTACCTTCTTTATTTCTTTACCACAAGTGATATTCCTTTTTAAACAAGCTGTTGATGCTGTTGCTGCTTAATGTACAGATTGTGAATGCTGctctttgtgtgtgcatgtgttttgttggatcattgtttttatgtttgtttttatatttgcaaGTTGCTTTGAGCAACTCCTTGCGGAGGGGAAAAGCTGGGTATAACTTGcctttctaaaaaaataaaaaagcaagccTAAACTCTGAACCACCTTGCTGGAGACGGTTTGGATGGGCCCTTCCACTCAGCCCTACCTAGTCTGCCAACCTCTGCTGGCAATGGAGCTCCTCAATGGGCGGGTGGaagatcctgccagtgggtacccCCCAATTACAAGGTATTTCAGGGGCAAAACCAGGCCAGCCTATCACATGATGGCAAGATCTGGGTCTCTTTACTGCCCCGGCCTGGGAGCTGGCACAGCACAGAGCCATTTTTCCAGCCCCACCCATTTCTGGCCTGGCCAGCGCaaggggcagggctgtggaggAGGCCATGCCATCAAGTACTGCCACTACTGGCTAGTGGGTTGGATTGTACTCCAAACAATGCAAGTGAGCCCACTTGTTCATTAGAACATACTCATAAATactgtaagtatgcatagaagtAGGCTGCAAGTATCACAGTAACTGTAGACAAAAGGAATACATTCCTAAAAATGCTACCATAACTCAAACTCATTTCTGCAATCAGGATCTGATTCTGAACTTTGAATTTCATGgacttcaaaaaaatgaaactttGTATAAATTATGAGAAAGTTTCTGAACTCTTTCATGTGTTTACTTCCTGATTGTACATGCATAGCTTTGAACATCCTGCTCGATACAGAAGATGGAAGAATCTGATGAGAAGCAAGATGAGTCAGACTGTGCTGTACAAAGGTCCTATGAATGTTGTTTGTTTAGTAAGCTAgacacacagtgtagttttgctaTTCCCACCAACACTGTGTCTAGCATTTTTGCAGCAATGTAATCAGTCACAATTTTAAATACTCAAAAGAAGCATTTCACTCATTATGCTCAGAGAAAATGTTGTAGATCCCCTTCCCCTACCCCCTGCACTCTCTGGACACACTATTTCCTTCTcccttcattcccccccccatttttctgcccTCTACTGGTTCCCAAATCTCTAACCAGGCAGTTAAAAGCAAAAGATCAGGATCAGTTAAATAAAAAGCAATAGCCCTAGAGTTGAAAAGAAATGACAAAAAGAGTGCTTGTGTCTCTCTCAAATAGTTCTGTAATATTTTCATTGGTTGCTGACATCTGCATTTAAGGCATTTTTCTATActatgccgccctgggttcctactaggaggaagggcaggatataaatttaataaattaattaataaatatatatatacacacacacacacacacacacacactatcagaAGGCCATTTTGTTTCTGGACGTACACAATTCTAGAGTGTCAAGTATATCAGCTAGTTTATCCCCAGTAAGTTTTCCAACAAGAGGAACTCTAACCTGTTAATCACAGCCAGGTGTCCTTGATTTAAGACTTCTTTAGGCATAGGATTTCCAAATTCTGGGGACAGAGGATACGGTGCAGTGCTCATACTAGGTCTAACAACGGCACAGCTTCCCTTGCTTCCCAACAGCGGGAGAGTAGATCTACTAGTTTCCTCTGTGAAATTCATGAATCCTGTCTTCCTCAGAGTACCCTTTGGCTTGCCTATAATACAACGAAGCAAGCCACaatatgtcattttcagtttACCTATGGCTTGGCTAGTGGGGGGCATTTCAACATAAATTCTTAAGTTTGCAAAAACGCTGCAAGATATAACTAACAAAGGACAAAGTTACAGGAACCCAAGTGACATGAATATAACATTAATGTAAACAAGAACAACTGTACGTGTAAGCATGTGCAGGTATATGTATataaaatgcaaaattacaagATGTAAACACAATTTTTATTACTTATATCTGgggaccttttttgtttttttgcaaaaACTAACTAGCCAGCACGTTTAAGGCTGACTATGGAAAAAAAATAGCAGATGTTTGTTTAACATCTGCTCATATAACAGCCCTTATATGTAACATATAACATCCTTTGGTGGTGGTAGTACACATTATCTATGAGTGCAACAAACTAGCACGTTAGACCAAAACCCCACTACATAataacagggtttttttaataacaGCCTTAACTTGCTGAATTGTTAGGATGAAACTTATTACAACCCATCAAAAAGCACTATATACATGCTATTGACTGAAAATGTTTTGCAACAAAGCATTACGTCTCCCCATTAGCTTCCTTATGTGCAGATGCAAGAAATGAATAATCGGCCAGTCTGCCATGTAACACGAACTGTTCAGGAGTACAAGTAGTTCAATTCAGTCAGCAGAATCATTACAGTAGAGAAGCTCTGCAAGTGGTTAGTGTGAGTTGATTAATTCAGCATACACCAATGTAGTGTTTTGCAGCTGACAAGCTTACCTATTGAGGCGAGTGGCACTATTTTTTTCAGCCTCATGCTACAGTTGACTTGGCGGCCTGATTTCTTCTTGGAAGTTCGCTGGCGGGCAACTAACTGAGCAATTCTTGCTGTCTCCTGGCAAATGACCGCATGACAAGTCACCTGCTCAAGGAAGAAagaaaccaaatatggaaaatcaCATTTACCAAGGGCTTTTAGGGAGAAACTTTTGTATTGAAAGCAGCCTCAAACTCTCTCTACACGATGCTTAGAGTGTGGTAGAGCAAggggggaacctgttgccctccaaatgttgttgagactcccactcccatcagccccaggcggcatgaccaatggtcaaagatgatggaagCTGAAAGCAGAATctgggaggaccacaggttccccatccctgtatacTAATTTGGAAAGGCGCCATTGTAGAGTGCCCAATACCAATGCCCATGCCCATGCCCATGGCATAAGATATAAAGGTCCATTACACACTATAAGGTGTATGAAGACATTGGTCTTCAACGTGCGGGTCACATCTGTGGCAACATCTCCTCTGAAAACAAAAACTACTACAACAACACTCCAGGATAAGGTGCTaaagagacttttttaaaaaactgtatgttcattttaaatgacaacagaagagttatgtaactttaaagctaaaaacgaggacattgaacttatcaaggattatcactaccttggcacagtcattaaccaaaagggagacaatagtcaagaaatcagaagaaggctaagactgccaagggcagctatgagaaaaggtcctcaaatgcaaatatgtatcactgaacactaaagtctggatcattcagaccatggtattccccatctctatgtatggatgtgaaagctgggcagtgaaaaaagtgggtaagagaaaaatcaactcatttgaaatgtggtgttggaggagagctttgcacataccacggactgcaaaaaagacaaataattgggtgtcagaataaattaaaccagaactgtcaatagaagctaaaatgatgaaactgaggttatcatactttggacacatcatgagaagacatgattcactagaaaggacaataatgctgggaaaaacagaagggagtagaaaaagaggaagaccaaacaagagatggattgattccataaaggaagccatagatctgaacttacaagatctgaacagggtggttcacaacagatgctattggaggtcgcagattcataaggtcaccataagtcataatcgacttgaaggcacataacaacaaaggtaTCATGTTACGTTTGGGACCCAAAGGCTGAAAACTACAAGACGTTGAATAGCTCAAGTACACAGTAACAGGATGCCAGCATCCAAACAGCTACCTACTACCCACAAGGATACAGGTTTTGATTAGTGAATGAGCGGATCAAAATCTGTATTGGCATGAATTCCAAAGCTTTGCAGGACATTTTACAGTCACAACACAGTCACCCCTCCCCCATTATGAAACGTGCATTTCTTACCTCACCAGTTTTACCAATTTCAATCCTAACAACTCCAGGGATGCTTTTTATATATCCTTCTAGAGTAGGATGTCCCAGCTGCTTAAAAGGAATCCAGTCTCCAGTTAAAGATTTATATTCCCCCTGCAAACGGGAAAAGGGCACTCCGTTTTTATGGGTCTGGAGAACAGCTCGGAGCATTTTTGCAACTAGATCCGCTTCCTACATTTTCACCTGTAACAGAAAAGCAATTCCCTTTAAATTTAAGGTAAAGTCAGCagttctcctttttaaaaaacctcttcaATAACCAAAAATTCAGTACTGGTGTATCCAGCACTTGAGATTCAATAATCAACATTAACTAGAAAGAAAATGGTTCCATGGTgctaaagggaaaaaaaccacTTCATACAATATAGTCGAAGACAAAAAGCTGAGTTAGactcagggccggcgccagagggcgACCACTttgggccctgaggggccctgtTACTCAGAGAcccccctgaagggcctctccttagggcgAGAGGATGGCGCTCCCGTTTCGTGATCC includes:
- the LOC133371915 gene encoding tudor domain-containing protein 7-like isoform X3 — protein: MLRAVLQTHKNGVPFSRLQGEYKSLTGDWIPFKQLGHPTLEGYIKSIPGVVRIEIGKTGEVTCHAVICQETARIAQLVARQRTSKKKSGRQVNCSMRLKKIVPLASIGKPKGTLRKTGFMNFTEETSRSTLPLLGSKGSCAVVRPSMSTAPYPLSPEFGNPMPKEVLNQGHLAVINSLSLTPNTDFEPPHFPQNMTTRRRTDENLLPIFDELFQ
- the LOC133371915 gene encoding tudor domain-containing protein 7-like isoform X4; this translates as MLRAVLQTHKNGVPFSRLQGEYKSLTGDWIPFKQLGHPTLEGYIKSIPGVVRIEIGKTGEVTCHAVICQETARIAQLVARQRTSKKKSGRQVNCSMRLKKIVPLASIGKPKGTLRKTGFMNFTEETSRSTLPLLGSKGSCAVVRPSMSTAPYPLSPEFGNPMPKEVLNQGHLAVINRLFALIQPITDSKHGFRTPTFSPEYDDKEKNR
- the LOC133371915 gene encoding tudor domain-containing protein 7-like isoform X1, producing the protein MLRAVLQTHKNGVPFSRLQGEYKSLTGDWIPFKQLGHPTLEGYIKSIPGVVRIEIGKTGEVTCHAVICQETARIAQLVARQRTSKKKSGRQVNCSMRLKKIVPLASIGKPKGTLRKTGFMNFTEETSRSTLPLLGSKGSCAVVRPSMSTAPYPLSPEFGNPMPKEVLNQGHLAVINRNSGQSVMAPSEDSSDEDDSGVTAADPGAAGDTEEPPENPAPSAPQLQSTPGTAEALQPDTDSEQDTPPSPAERRQQKVRQKRGRPVSLRPKR
- the LOC133371915 gene encoding tudor domain-containing protein 7-like isoform X2, giving the protein MLRAVLQTHKNGVPFSRLQGEYKSLTGDWIPFKQLGHPTLEGYIKSIPGVVRIEIGKTGEVTCHAVICQETARIAQLVARQRTSKKKSGRQVNCSMRLKKIVPLASIGKPKGTLRKTGFMNFTEETSRSTLPLLGSKGSCAVVRPSMSTAPYPLSPEFGNPMPKEVLNQGHLAVINSDAADYIPLLNPDNKTFLCFEAVLMKCFVSVFPIENKKDTWISQGAASLVHLRHWRYVQLLEALIIT